A genomic region of Elaeis guineensis isolate ETL-2024a chromosome 9, EG11, whole genome shotgun sequence contains the following coding sequences:
- the LOC105051790 gene encoding amino-acid permease BAT1 homolog, which produces MTMEVEVDSGEKRLNELGYKQELRREMTLFKTLAISFSTMTLFTGITPLYGSSLQYAGPASLVWGWVVVSFFTWFVGIAMAEICSSFPTTGSLYFWAAHLAGPVWGPLASWCCAWLETIGLIAGIGTQAYAGSQVLQSIILLCTGTNKGGGYFAPRGVFLAMYVGLTVIWAVLNTFALEVIAFIDIISIWWQVIGGLVIVIMLPLVALTTQPASYVFGHFQTAPETTGISSKPYAVILSVLVSQYSLYGYDAAAHLTEETKGADKNGPIAILSSIGIISIFGWAYILALTFSIQNFDYLYDSSNETAGAFVPAQILYDAFHGRYHNSIGAIILLFVIWGSFFFGGLSITTSAARVVYALSRDQGIPFSSIWRKLHPKHKVPANAVWLCAAICILLGLPILKLNVVFTAITSICTIGWVGGYAVPIFARMVMDDKNFKAGPFYLGRARRPVCLVAILWICYTCSVFLLPTYYPIKWDTFNYAPIALGVCLTLVMLWWLLDARKWFKGPVRNIDSQNGKV; this is translated from the exons ATGACCATGGAAGTGGAAGTGGATTCTGGAGAGAAGCGTCTCAATGAGCTTGGTTACAAGCAAGAGCTCAGAAGAGAGATG ACTTTGTTCAAGACGCTGGCGATATCGTTCTCGACGATGACGTTGTTCACAGGGATTACACCACTTTATGGGTCCAGCCTGCAGTATGCTGGGCCTGCCAGCCTTGTCTGGGGATGGGTTGTAGTCTCCTTCTTCACCTGGTTTGTGGGAATTGCAATGGCCGAGATCTGCTCCTCCTTTCCT ACAACTGGATCTCTTTACTTTTGGGCTGCTCATTTAGCTGGACCAGTCTGGGGTCCACTGGCATCATGGTGTTGTGCTTGGCTGGAGACTATTGGCCTAATTGCTGGAATAGGAACACAG GCTTATGCAGGATCCCAAGTCTTGCAGAGCATCATATTACTGTGTACTGGAACGAACAAGGGAGGGGGTTACTTTGCTCCTCGTGGGGTATTTCTTGCTATGTATGTGGGACTAACAGTGATATGGGCTGTACTCAACACATTTGCACTAGAAGTCATAGCCTTCATTGACATAATCTCAATATGGTGGCAG GTTATTGGAGGACTGGTTATAGTTATAATGCTCCCATTGGTGGCATTGACTACACAGCCTGCATCCTACGTGTTTGGACATTTTCAGACAGCACCAGAAACAACAGGGATAAGCAGCAAACCTTATGCAGTCATTTTATCTGTTCTTGTTAGTCAGTATTCTTTATATGGATATGATGCTGCAGCCCATCTAACTGAGGAAACAAAAGGTGCAGATAAAAATGGTCCAATTGCTATTCTATCTAGTATTGGAATCATCTCCATTTTTGGATGGGCATATATCTTAGCTCTCACCTTCAGCATTCAG AACTTTGACTATCTATATGATTCTAGCAATGAGACTGCTGGAGCATTTGTACCAGCACAAATCCTATATGATGCATTCCATGGGAGGTATCACAACTCCATTGGGGCCATCATCTTGCTGTTTGTTATTTGGGGTTCCTTTTTCTTTGGTGGCCTTTCGATCACTACTAGTGCAGCCAGAGTG GTGTATGCACTGTCCAGGGATCAGGGAATTCCCTTCTCATCCATTTGGCGTAAACTGCATCCTAAACACAAGGTTCCAGCCAATGCAGTATGGTTATGTGCAGCTATCTGCATTCTTCTTGGACTTCCTATTCTTAAACTTAATGTGGTATTCACTGCCATCACTTCTATTTGTACCATTGGATGGGTTGGTGGCTATGCTGTTCCAATATTTGCAAGGATGGTCATGGATGATAAGAACTTCAAAGCAGGCCCTTTCTATTTGGGAAGAGCAAGAAGGCCAGTTTGCCTGGTGGCAATTTTGTGGATTTGTTACACTTGTTCAGTCTTCCTGCTGCCAACATATTATCCAATCAAGTGGGATACTTTCAATTATGCACCCATTGCTCTGGGTGTATGTTTGACTCTGGTAATGTTGTGGTGGCTACTTGATGCAAGGAAATGGTTTAAGGGACCAGTTCGGAACATTGATAGCCAGAATGGGAAGGTCTAG